From Aquificota bacterium, one genomic window encodes:
- a CDS encoding RsmE family RNA methyltransferase — translation MERLICAQREGSLLKISNSEFKHLKALRLKEGERLEVYCEDKLYLAVISQINKDYALCSILEEIEKPPTKPTIVVYQCIPIELSLMDEVIDRVSQAGAFKLAPVICKRGFKEISKIKEKMERWRRISLASFKQCKRPRPMEIDSPVKLTDLYPREEVSLVLDNFGGSLSIKDIDLSRESYGIVVGPEGGFSQEEVELLKNRGFLTLILKPYIYRSEMAGAVATALIMNLHV, via the coding sequence ATGGAAAGGCTAATATGCGCTCAGAGGGAGGGGAGCTTATTAAAGATAAGCAATTCAGAATTTAAACACTTAAAAGCCTTAAGACTTAAAGAAGGGGAAAGGCTGGAGGTCTATTGTGAAGACAAGCTTTATTTAGCCGTTATATCACAGATAAACAAAGACTATGCACTATGTTCCATATTGGAGGAGATTGAAAAACCACCTACCAAACCTACGATTGTGGTATATCAATGTATACCCATAGAGCTTAGCCTAATGGACGAGGTAATAGATAGGGTAAGCCAGGCGGGCGCCTTCAAGCTCGCTCCAGTTATATGCAAAAGGGGCTTTAAAGAAATATCAAAGATAAAAGAAAAGATGGAAAGGTGGAGAAGGATAAGTTTAGCTTCCTTTAAGCAGTGCAAAAGACCAAGGCCTATGGAAATAGACAGCCCTGTTAAGCTAACAGACCTTTATCCGAGGGAGGAGGTTTCCCTTGTGCTGGATAACTTTGGGGGAAGCTTAAGCATAAAAGATATAGACTTAAGCAGGGAAAGTTATGGGATAGTGGTAGGTCCCGAGGGGGGCTTCTCCCAAGAGGAGGTGGAACTCCTAAAAAATAGAGGTTTTTTAACCTTAATTCTTAAACCCTATATATATAGGTCTGAAATGGCTGGAGCGGTGGCTACAGCCCTCATAATGAACCTGCATGTGTGA
- a CDS encoding HU family DNA-binding protein → MTKAELVSAIAKGAGITKKQADAALKAAIQAVSEALKKGERVAVPGFGIFAVRTRAARKGRNPRTGAEIKIPARKVVVFRPAKDLRESVK, encoded by the coding sequence ATGACCAAAGCAGAACTTGTTTCAGCCATAGCCAAAGGGGCAGGTATCACCAAAAAGCAGGCGGACGCTGCCCTCAAAGCTGCCATCCAAGCTGTTTCAGAGGCCCTCAAAAAGGGTGAAAGGGTTGCAGTGCCTGGTTTTGGTATATTTGCAGTTAGGACCAGGGCAGCAAGGAAAGGTCGCAACCCAAGGACCGGAGCCGAGATCAAGATCCCAGCAAGGAAGGTGGTGGTCTTTAGGCCTGCAAAGGACCTAAGAGAGTCTGTAAAGTAA
- a CDS encoding EamA family transporter encodes MKSLIFALLASLTWGIAPIFFKLGLKGGIPPIVALVFHNLSAFLLASVIVVATTGIKMDFSIKDLFFIAIGGIMSGFLGLFFFFKAVKEGHVSVVAPIASTSPLWGSLVAFLFLGEPFSWLRLFGILLVVCGIVLISLSSGR; translated from the coding sequence ATGAAAAGCTTGATATTTGCTCTTTTGGCAAGTTTAACATGGGGAATAGCTCCCATCTTCTTTAAGCTTGGCTTGAAGGGAGGTATTCCTCCAATTGTGGCTTTGGTCTTCCACAACCTTTCTGCCTTTCTTTTAGCTTCGGTAATAGTGGTGGCTACTACGGGTATAAAGATGGACTTTTCTATTAAGGACCTCTTTTTTATAGCCATTGGAGGCATTATGTCCGGCTTTTTGGGGCTTTTTTTCTTCTTTAAAGCGGTAAAAGAGGGGCATGTATCGGTGGTGGCTCCCATAGCCTCTACTTCACCTCTATGGGGTTCCCTTGTGGCCTTTTTGTTCCTTGGTGAGCCTTTTAGCTGGCTTAGGCTCTTTGGTATACTTCTTGTAGTATGTGGAATAGTTCTTATAAGCCTCTCCTCTGGAAGGTAG
- the lnt gene encoding apolipoprotein N-acyltransferase → MWNSSYKPLLWKVALSIFAGTFLYLPFSKYELWPLAFLAFLLLLRFKDTTFWLLSGFVFFFLSLRCASIAAIEFGGINPFLFYPIFTLFALFLSLYQFYLPIKLWQTIFKKFSFSLPFLYVLFELLRSYFPYGGFPWLILGSLSVYIPIIKDSLLYANVYIHSLLLLFTSLFLLQKRFKALFSLWIVFFIMGLLAIKEKEDKLKEAKTVRVALVQTAVPQKDKLNREAFRRHSEDIIGLVEKAIKDRPQLVILPESALSFFFSEEEDDYNIRLKGLSIKVPILVGLIDIREGMRPYNSAYLLAEGRAVDYYDKVRLFPIGEYMPKPFDFLKEFFPAIGGIDYVSGDRIRPLEYKGISVATPICFEVAYFDLVKKLSQGANFIAVLTNDGWFKDSDCTHQHYLWGRVRALENGKYLLWVNNSSDTGFIDPFGRPIKRMPYMERGVVIYEVKAIQ, encoded by the coding sequence ATGTGGAATAGTTCTTATAAGCCTCTCCTCTGGAAGGTAGCCCTTTCCATATTTGCTGGCACCTTTCTTTACCTTCCCTTTTCCAAGTATGAGCTATGGCCCTTAGCCTTTTTAGCCTTTTTGCTTTTGCTAAGGTTTAAGGATACTACCTTTTGGCTTCTTAGTGGCTTTGTTTTCTTCTTTCTTTCCCTTAGGTGTGCAAGCATAGCCGCCATAGAGTTTGGTGGTATAAATCCCTTCCTCTTTTACCCAATTTTTACTCTTTTTGCCCTATTTTTGAGCCTATATCAGTTCTACCTTCCCATCAAACTCTGGCAGACCATCTTTAAAAAATTCTCCTTTTCTTTACCCTTTCTTTATGTGCTTTTTGAGCTTTTAAGGTCCTACTTCCCATACGGTGGCTTCCCTTGGCTCATCCTTGGCTCCCTCTCTGTCTATATCCCCATCATAAAAGACAGCCTTCTTTATGCCAACGTTTATATCCACAGCCTTTTACTGCTTTTTACCTCCCTTTTCCTTCTTCAAAAGAGGTTTAAGGCCCTCTTCTCCCTTTGGATAGTATTTTTTATCATGGGCCTTTTGGCCATAAAAGAAAAGGAAGACAAGCTAAAAGAGGCCAAAACTGTAAGGGTGGCCCTTGTGCAGACGGCGGTTCCACAAAAAGATAAGCTAAACAGGGAGGCCTTCAGGAGGCATTCGGAGGATATAATAGGGCTTGTGGAAAAGGCTATAAAAGATAGGCCACAGCTTGTTATCCTTCCAGAGTCTGCCCTTTCCTTTTTCTTTTCCGAAGAGGAGGATGATTACAACATAAGGCTTAAAGGCTTAAGTATAAAGGTACCTATCTTGGTAGGACTAATAGACATAAGGGAAGGTATGAGGCCCTATAACTCTGCATACCTTTTGGCGGAGGGAAGGGCTGTAGACTACTATGATAAGGTTAGGCTTTTCCCAATAGGGGAGTACATGCCAAAGCCTTTTGACTTTCTAAAGGAGTTTTTCCCGGCCATAGGCGGTATAGATTATGTAAGCGGGGATAGAATAAGGCCATTGGAATACAAGGGCATAAGCGTGGCCACTCCTATATGCTTTGAGGTGGCCTACTTTGACCTTGTGAAAAAGTTATCTCAAGGTGCTAACTTTATAGCTGTGCTTACCAACGACGGATGGTTTAAGGATTCTGACTGCACACACCAGCATTATCTTTGGGGAAGGGTAAGGGCTTTGGAAAATGGCAAATACCTTCTATGGGTTAACAATTCAAGCGATACAGGTTTTATAGACCCTTTTGGAAGGCCCATAAAGAGGATGCCCTACATGGAAAGGGGGGTGGTTATATATGAAGTCAAAGCTATACAATAA
- a CDS encoding CDP-alcohol phosphatidyltransferase family protein yields the protein MKSKLYNNLPNLISLSRLLFSPFLFFLSEKLLPFFFLSLALSDALDGFLARRLRLKTELGKVLDPLADKVMMLCGLSLCVFKLNSLPAWLLYLTLMRDLFLVLGSILLTLRGIGIPEARPLGKAFTFYLSLLVFLSMIKPLPSWPLWLALLLLILSWLDYSVLGIKRFRNQTFSLS from the coding sequence ATGAAGTCAAAGCTATACAATAACCTTCCCAACCTTATTTCCCTTAGCAGGCTACTTTTTAGCCCATTTTTATTTTTCCTGTCAGAAAAGCTTCTTCCCTTCTTCTTCCTTTCTCTTGCCCTTTCCGATGCCTTGGATGGCTTTTTGGCAAGAAGGCTAAGGCTCAAAACGGAGCTTGGAAAGGTGCTTGACCCTTTGGCGGACAAGGTTATGATGCTGTGCGGTCTTTCTCTGTGCGTTTTTAAGCTAAACAGCTTGCCAGCTTGGCTACTTTACCTTACCCTTATGAGGGACCTTTTTTTGGTGCTTGGCTCAATCCTTCTCACCCTTAGAGGCATAGGAATACCAGAGGCGAGGCCCTTGGGCAAGGCTTTTACCTTTTACCTTTCTTTACTTGTATTCCTTTCCATGATAAAGCCTTTGCCTTCATGGCCCTTGTGGCTTGCCCTCCTTCTTCTTATCCTCTCTTGGCTTGACTATTCAGTCCTTGGAATTAAAAGGTTCAGAAATCAAACTTTTTCCTTATCCTAA
- a CDS encoding translocation/assembly module TamB domain-containing protein — MRLIGYLILLVLALYFIFLKPYLLAKRIQWEVEGLSFSLERGLTFKSFLLYLPSGDFTLHLFIKEANLLPWQFYAKEFSLIEVSKAVSEKPFDYDFTNLTRLARRINLRVDNLYISTNSIPYSESLTLFIPRTEIRSGNVFSQGWTKAYWMHSQDIHSLEVYLEKAHVEGDKFIVDRAKVKSHLYSFDLKGFWEGKRGSFKAWGRIEPVEGESYSMGGIKLDLEGNVEYTRLKVAFSGRVEGLLVKNRREYRDLGIEGEYLWSWRKENALKGRLWKANTWLSFDYSLKDKTFEGSFGGIELDGKLLNVKRNIFSVVGGSIRANLEKKHLNLQAYAPILRVDQHALNNCTLKLDLDYSHTPKGSFDFLALQPFYLSIGGSFSKGGVVGEVALLDYPLQVESLSSKLSYKGSLYIKDGRLFTEGDGRLLNLTYRDMGLGPASYRLKLDGDSYSLDLKGEAFSLSGGGSLEEKSFSGRLSFMGMDLSYKDLLVKSLNGHMDIRADKNSLKLVGNLSTFLSRDRLSSHVLLSLDMTKKGEEVFGSFEGGLKDVRAFDLVYEKGSFSGKVQKERVYFSFDLDQRLRGGGQYSLKEGSYSLTGSVKDTIMGLFVDGGYSIRGVKEDLEASFGGEGRYRDFSFPIKASLSLRGNRLKASLEGFTTKDGLISIRSGGAEVYGDKDGGILEIKPIGLFIGQDLLSKLEFEKGTYRGKSLSIKGKISGVVEGNVGVSYHNTLSLTSAGTVDLTKLFSLVKSRILADGEGRVSYSLSYHGGSLSLFAESNKLILRSRYVALPLEGGLRVSLKEDRLSGSLSLRGNNRAFVLANFTGDGKLARVNLDLSDLPVLLREQSMRASLLLSGKGNLIWDYKNLSIGGRFYTSGFVNLQKLTAKRQSPPEWYKRIRLDINVASSEPLRINLPEGFLYTDLLATIKGDLYEPEYRINAHFKGGNLNYFGKNFYVRRGEATFTNKESHLDLTVLTPTPDYSIIIDIKGNPQYPKAIVRSEPPRDIREVLTTLVLGGKETEGLIPVADALISQVPQLSQIVKGAQSITGLDVKLQISPTVSPTGEVGINATISKDITEKISVEHKQSTLKNPKETYTGGEVKLTPNTSIGGRIYSDRSQEYRVRIRKKFDF, encoded by the coding sequence ATGCGATTGATAGGTTATCTAATACTTTTAGTGCTTGCTTTGTATTTTATCTTCCTAAAGCCCTATCTTTTGGCAAAAAGGATTCAATGGGAGGTAGAAGGCCTAAGCTTTAGCCTTGAAAGGGGCCTTACTTTTAAAAGCTTTCTTTTATACTTGCCTTCTGGGGACTTTACCCTACACCTTTTTATAAAGGAAGCGAATCTATTGCCTTGGCAGTTTTATGCGAAAGAGTTTAGTCTAATAGAGGTTTCAAAGGCTGTATCTGAAAAACCCTTTGATTATGATTTTACAAACCTTACAAGGCTTGCAAGAAGGATAAATTTAAGGGTAGACAATCTTTATATTTCCACCAACTCTATACCTTACAGCGAAAGCTTGACCCTTTTTATACCAAGGACGGAGATAAGGTCGGGTAATGTCTTTTCTCAAGGTTGGACAAAGGCCTATTGGATGCACTCTCAAGACATTCATAGCCTTGAGGTGTATTTGGAAAAAGCCCATGTGGAAGGAGACAAGTTTATAGTTGATAGGGCAAAGGTTAAAAGCCATCTTTATTCCTTTGACCTTAAGGGCTTTTGGGAAGGGAAAAGAGGAAGCTTTAAGGCATGGGGAAGGATAGAGCCTGTAGAAGGAGAAAGCTACTCTATGGGTGGTATAAAGCTTGACTTAGAAGGCAATGTGGAATACACAAGGTTGAAGGTGGCTTTTTCTGGAAGGGTAGAAGGGCTTTTGGTAAAAAACAGAAGGGAGTATAGGGACCTTGGAATAGAAGGTGAATACCTTTGGAGTTGGAGGAAGGAAAATGCCTTGAAAGGTAGGCTTTGGAAAGCAAACACATGGCTTAGCTTTGACTACTCTTTGAAGGATAAGACCTTTGAGGGAAGCTTTGGTGGCATTGAGCTTGACGGCAAGCTTTTAAACGTAAAAAGGAATATCTTCTCTGTGGTAGGCGGTAGCATAAGGGCCAATCTGGAAAAGAAACATCTAAACTTGCAAGCTTATGCACCCATTTTAAGGGTGGACCAGCATGCGCTAAACAATTGCACCTTAAAGCTTGACCTTGACTACAGCCACACACCAAAGGGAAGCTTTGATTTTTTGGCGCTACAGCCCTTTTACCTTAGCATAGGTGGTAGCTTTTCAAAAGGTGGTGTGGTAGGGGAGGTGGCCCTCTTGGACTATCCTTTGCAGGTAGAGAGCCTTTCTTCCAAGCTTTCATACAAAGGGTCCTTATACATAAAGGATGGAAGGCTTTTTACAGAAGGAGATGGAAGGCTTTTGAACTTAACCTATAGAGATATGGGCCTTGGGCCAGCAAGCTACCGCCTTAAGCTTGATGGGGATAGCTACAGCCTTGACCTAAAAGGGGAGGCCTTTTCCCTTTCTGGTGGTGGGTCCTTAGAGGAAAAAAGCTTTTCTGGAAGGCTTTCTTTTATGGGCATGGACCTTTCATACAAAGACCTTTTGGTCAAGTCTTTGAACGGTCATATGGATATAAGGGCTGACAAGAACTCTCTTAAACTTGTGGGAAACCTTAGCACTTTCCTTTCAAGAGATAGGCTCTCTTCCCATGTACTTTTAAGCCTTGATATGACAAAGAAGGGGGAGGAAGTCTTTGGAAGCTTTGAGGGAGGTCTTAAGGATGTAAGGGCCTTTGACCTTGTTTATGAGAAGGGAAGCTTTTCTGGAAAGGTGCAGAAGGAAAGGGTTTACTTTTCCTTTGACCTTGACCAAAGGCTAAGGGGCGGTGGTCAATACAGCTTAAAAGAAGGCTCTTATAGCTTGACGGGGTCTGTAAAGGATACCATCATGGGGCTTTTTGTGGATGGAGGCTATAGCATAAGGGGTGTAAAGGAGGACCTTGAGGCTTCCTTTGGGGGAGAGGGAAGATATAGAGATTTTTCCTTTCCTATAAAAGCATCCCTTAGCCTAAGGGGGAATAGATTGAAGGCCTCTTTGGAAGGCTTTACTACAAAAGATGGTCTTATAAGCATAAGAAGCGGTGGAGCGGAGGTCTATGGGGACAAAGATGGTGGAATTTTGGAAATAAAGCCCATAGGGCTTTTTATAGGTCAAGACCTTCTTTCAAAGCTTGAGTTTGAAAAAGGAACGTACAGAGGGAAGTCCCTTAGCATAAAGGGAAAGATAAGTGGTGTTGTGGAGGGCAACGTTGGGGTAAGCTACCATAATACTCTTAGCCTTACTTCTGCTGGAACTGTGGACCTTACAAAGCTTTTCTCCCTTGTAAAAAGCAGGATTTTGGCCGATGGTGAGGGAAGGGTTTCCTATAGCCTTTCTTATCATGGTGGAAGCTTGAGCCTTTTTGCAGAATCTAACAAGCTGATCCTTAGGTCAAGGTATGTGGCCCTGCCTTTGGAAGGTGGATTGAGGGTAAGCTTAAAGGAAGATAGGCTTTCTGGAAGTCTTAGCCTTAGAGGAAATAATAGGGCCTTTGTGCTTGCCAACTTTACAGGCGATGGAAAGCTTGCAAGAGTAAATCTTGACCTTTCTGACTTGCCTGTCCTCCTTAGAGAACAGAGCATGAGGGCAAGCCTCCTTTTGTCTGGGAAGGGGAATCTTATCTGGGATTACAAAAACCTTTCCATAGGTGGTAGGTTTTACACCTCTGGCTTTGTTAATCTACAAAAGCTTACAGCCAAAAGGCAAAGCCCACCAGAGTGGTACAAAAGGATAAGGCTTGATATAAACGTGGCATCCTCCGAACCTTTGAGGATAAACCTTCCGGAAGGTTTTCTATACACAGACCTTTTGGCTACCATAAAGGGGGACCTTTATGAGCCAGAGTATAGGATAAATGCGCACTTCAAGGGTGGAAACCTCAACTACTTTGGTAAGAACTTTTATGTTAGACGTGGGGAGGCCACCTTTACCAACAAAGAAAGCCATCTTGACCTTACGGTCCTTACACCCACACCCGATTATAGTATCATCATTGATATAAAAGGAAATCCACAGTATCCAAAGGCTATAGTGAGGTCCGAACCACCAAGGGACATAAGAGAGGTTTTAACCACCTTAGTTTTGGGCGGTAAAGAAACGGAAGGTTTAATACCCGTGGCGGATGCTCTTATAAGCCAAGTGCCACAGCTTAGTCAAATCGTGAAAGGCGCCCAAAGCATAACTGGGCTTGACGTAAAGCTTCAAATTTCTCCAACAGTATCTCCCACTGGTGAAGTGGGCATAAACGCCACCATCTCAAAAGACATAACGGAAAAAATATCCGTGGAACACAAACAAAGCACACTAAAAAACCCAAAGGAGACCTACACAGGAGGAGAAGTAAAGCTCACACCCAATACCTCCATAGGAGGAAGAATATACTCGGATAGGTCCCAAGAGTATAGGGTTAGGATAAGGAAAAAGTTTGATTTCTGA
- a CDS encoding PD-(D/E)XK nuclease family protein — MGGGVRISRSKIELFMECPRCFWLEVKHGIKRPERIFGGNIGQIYDNLLKAYFDKHRENSTVPDAVKEKGFNLYPRRDKLERWRKNGIEYYHEDHGIIYWGKIDDLLIDSEGRLVPLDFKTTLKWKNENKDEKDKDVLEKYREKYKRQLEIYGYLLYKNGERVANVGALYVVTVSFTENFEKQENPRLIPLEDLNYEQWDILLEHIKEVFYSDHEPKADDDCEFCNRDVKVLQLYNFQQYLR, encoded by the coding sequence ATGGGTGGAGGGGTGAGAATTTCACGGTCAAAGATAGAACTTTTTATGGAATGCCCAAGATGTTTTTGGCTAGAAGTAAAGCATGGCATAAAAAGACCAGAAAGAATCTTTGGAGGTAATATAGGACAGATATATGACAATCTTTTAAAGGCATATTTTGATAAACATAGAGAGAATTCGACCGTGCCAGATGCTGTGAAAGAAAAGGGTTTTAATCTTTATCCAAGAAGGGACAAGTTAGAAAGATGGAGGAAGAATGGTATTGAGTATTATCATGAAGACCATGGAATAATCTATTGGGGTAAGATAGATGACCTTTTGATAGATAGCGAAGGTAGATTAGTTCCTCTTGATTTTAAAACCACTTTAAAATGGAAAAACGAAAATAAAGACGAAAAAGATAAGGATGTCTTAGAAAAATACAGAGAAAAGTACAAAAGACAGCTAGAGATCTATGGCTACCTATTATATAAGAACGGGGAAAGAGTAGCTAACGTGGGAGCATTATACGTGGTGACTGTCAGTTTTACAGAAAATTTTGAAAAACAAGAAAATCCTAGACTTATACCTCTTGAAGACCTAAACTATGAGCAATGGGATATACTTTTGGAACATATAAAAGAAGTTTTTTACAGTGACCATGAGCCAAAGGCTGACGATGATTGTGAGTTTTGCAACAGGGATGTGAAAGTATTACAGCTATATAACTTCCAACAATATTTAAGATAG
- a CDS encoding D-alanine--D-alanine ligase, with translation MKVVVLMGGRSSEREISLKSGQAILSALQELGHEAIALDLEEDLCEKLKAIRPDKVFIALHGTYGEDGRVQGLLDLLGIPYVGSGVLGSALAMDKDITKKVLSFHGIKVPKWICLRSPEEGIEWNTYPAVVKPADQGSSVGLFVVKDQRELKEAIGECFKLSKKVMVEEFIEGRDFTVGILKGQALPPIEIRPKKGLYDYESKYTKGMTEYIFSEDEELNRELQDIALRAHLYLELKDFSRVDFRVSREGIPYLLEVNTIPGMTELSLFPMACQRAGIDFKRMVKILLS, from the coding sequence TTGAAAGTGGTTGTGCTTATGGGAGGAAGGTCCAGTGAAAGGGAGATCTCCTTAAAGAGCGGTCAGGCTATCCTAAGTGCTTTGCAAGAACTGGGACATGAGGCCATAGCCTTGGACTTAGAAGAGGACCTTTGTGAAAAGTTAAAGGCCATAAGGCCGGACAAGGTCTTTATAGCCCTTCATGGCACCTACGGAGAAGATGGCAGGGTGCAAGGCCTTTTGGACCTTTTGGGCATTCCTTACGTGGGTTCCGGTGTGCTGGGAAGCGCCTTGGCCATGGACAAGGATATAACAAAAAAGGTCCTTTCCTTTCATGGCATTAAGGTGCCAAAATGGATATGCCTTAGGTCTCCAGAGGAAGGCATTGAATGGAATACTTACCCTGCCGTTGTAAAGCCTGCAGACCAAGGATCAAGCGTGGGGCTTTTTGTGGTAAAGGACCAAAGGGAGCTAAAGGAAGCTATAGGTGAGTGCTTTAAACTGTCAAAAAAGGTGATGGTGGAAGAGTTCATTGAAGGTAGGGATTTTACCGTGGGCATCTTAAAGGGCCAAGCCTTGCCACCTATTGAGATAAGACCTAAGAAGGGCCTTTATGACTACGAGAGCAAATACACAAAGGGCATGACGGAGTATATCTTCTCCGAGGATGAGGAGCTAAACAGGGAGCTACAAGATATAGCCCTACGGGCTCACCTTTACCTTGAGCTTAAGGACTTTTCAAGAGTGGACTTTAGAGTTTCAAGGGAAGGCATACCATACCTTTTGGAGGTAAACACCATTCCGGGCATGACAGAGCTTAGCCTTTTCCCTATGGCATGCCAAAGGGCGGGGATAGACTTTAAGAGGATGGTGAAGATACTTCTATCTTAA
- the murB gene encoding UDP-N-acetylmuramate dehydrogenase, whose amino-acid sequence MLIKNLDLWPYTTIRIGGKALYFCEPKDLEKLKYAIFFALDKSLPIFILGRGSNTIFGDFEGLVISMRRFEGFEVRREGDLFYITAQAGVLLSKLVSFSLKEGLEGFYRLVGFPATVGGAIAMNAGAFGYEINEHLKEVVFLDWEGSLQRARKEELSFSYRSSPFPELGVVLAGTFAVPKVKRDIVEEYKAIREKRASKQPLNLPTCGSTFKNPPGHFAGRLLEKVGMKGYRVGDVAFSEKHANFLVNLGRGTYQEVLKIIQEAKRRVFESFGISLEEEVRLIESGCAYGRKVQ is encoded by the coding sequence ATGCTTATAAAAAACCTTGACCTATGGCCCTACACCACCATACGCATAGGGGGCAAGGCTCTGTATTTTTGTGAGCCAAAGGACCTTGAAAAACTGAAGTATGCCATCTTTTTTGCCTTGGATAAATCCTTACCCATCTTTATCCTTGGCAGGGGTTCTAACACCATCTTTGGTGATTTTGAAGGTCTGGTTATAAGCATGAGAAGGTTTGAAGGCTTTGAGGTAAGGAGGGAAGGGGACCTTTTTTATATTACAGCCCAGGCTGGAGTGCTTCTTTCCAAGCTTGTGTCCTTTTCTTTGAAAGAAGGCCTTGAAGGCTTCTATAGGCTTGTGGGCTTTCCCGCCACCGTTGGTGGTGCCATAGCCATGAACGCAGGAGCCTTTGGCTATGAGATAAATGAGCATCTCAAAGAGGTGGTCTTTTTGGACTGGGAAGGGAGTCTTCAGAGGGCAAGGAAAGAAGAGCTAAGCTTTTCTTATAGGTCCTCACCCTTTCCAGAGCTTGGGGTTGTGCTTGCGGGAACTTTTGCAGTTCCAAAGGTAAAGAGGGATATAGTGGAGGAATACAAGGCCATAAGGGAGAAGAGGGCAAGTAAACAGCCCTTGAACCTTCCCACCTGTGGTTCCACCTTTAAGAATCCACCGGGGCATTTTGCGGGCAGGCTCTTAGAAAAAGTGGGGATGAAGGGCTACAGGGTGGGGGATGTGGCCTTTTCAGAAAAGCATGCCAACTTTTTGGTAAACCTTGGAAGGGGCACCTACCAGGAGGTGCTTAAAATAATCCAAGAGGCAAAGAGAAGGGTCTTTGAAAGCTTTGGTATAAGCTTGGAAGAGGAGGTAAGGCTAATTGAAAGTGGTTGTGCTTATGGGAGGAAGGTCCAGTGA